One endosymbiont 'TC1' of Trimyema compressum genomic window, TGAGTAACCCTAACAATAACAGGTAAAATCATAATAGCTAATGTTAAACTACCAGATAACAATGACCATTTAAAGTTTAAGTTTGTTACAAAAAACTAATCCAAACAAACCACATAAAATAGAAGGTATACCTGCCAGGCTATCAATAGCAAAATTAATAAATGCCACTACTTTTTTCTTTTTAGCATATTCTGTTAGATAAATAGCAGTACATAATCCAATAGGTACAGCAATTAAAACTGAAAGAAAAATAATCATGAGAGTACTTACAATACTCGGCGTTAAGTCAGCAAAAAATTTAAAATTCAAAGCACCAAAACCATTCCACAGAATATAGCCAATTATGAGAAGAAGTGCCCCAGCAGTTACAAAGACGGAAAAATAAATAAGTAATTTCAAAATGGTATCTTTTACTTTACCCATTTTTCTTATCTACTCTCATTTTAAATACTTGAAACAATAAGTTTAAAACAAAAATAAATATAAAGAGAATAACTCCAGTGCCGAATAAAGCGTCTTGATGTAGACCAGTGGCATAGGACATTTCAAGAGCACTATTAGCAGCTAAAGTTCTCACTGGTGATAAGATAGAATCTGGAAGCTTTGCTGCATTTCCTGAAACTAGGATAACTGCCATAGCTTCTCCTAATGCTCTACCCAACCCCCAAAATCACAGCAGATAATATACCTGAAGATGCAGCTGGAACTAGTACTTTAAAGATAGTTGTAATTTCAGTTGCTCCTAAAGCCAAAGAAGCCTCTTTAAAGTTGCCTTCAACTTCTCTTAGGGATGTTTCTATAATGCTGATTACAGTAGGTAAAATCATAATAGATAAAACAATAATAACAGCTAGGAGGCTATTCCCTCCTGT contains:
- a CDS encoding PstC family ABC transporter permease, which encodes MVYIAPPKLGRILRIAVDVLASIPSIIFGFFGLMILIPLIDNTIGAGTGGNSLLAVIIVLSIMILPTVISIIETSLREVEGNFKEASLALGATEITTIFKVLVPAASSGILSAVILGVG